Proteins co-encoded in one Sulfurimonas sp. HSL1-2 genomic window:
- a CDS encoding type II secretion system protein: MKKSAFTMIELVFVIVVAGILAAVFIPRFERDNIAEAAYQVARHIRLTQHHAMVEDRFNDAPAGVDWKETNWRITFVSGTSGECYQVHADRNGNGGTPGSDEWAVDPMTKKGLFGGSSCNGTNDDVLLWKSFGISSVTVCGVATSSGGIKNLAFDHLGRAGQISGNTMNLLANDCTVHLTTSDGHTADVLVTKETGFVKVANIDGTAL; this comes from the coding sequence ATGAAAAAATCAGCTTTTACGATGATCGAACTGGTCTTTGTTATTGTTGTTGCCGGCATACTGGCAGCGGTGTTTATTCCAAGATTTGAACGTGATAATATCGCTGAAGCCGCTTATCAGGTTGCCAGACATATCAGATTGACGCAACACCATGCAATGGTTGAAGACCGCTTTAATGATGCACCTGCCGGTGTTGACTGGAAAGAAACAAACTGGCGAATCACCTTTGTGAGTGGCACAAGCGGCGAGTGTTACCAGGTACATGCAGACCGAAACGGCAATGGGGGGACGCCGGGATCAGATGAGTGGGCAGTTGATCCAATGACAAAAAAAGGTCTGTTCGGCGGATCATCATGTAATGGGACGAATGATGATGTATTGCTATGGAAGAGCTTCGGCATCAGTTCAGTGACGGTGTGCGGCGTGGCGACATCATCCGGCGGTATCAAGAATCTGGCTTTTGACCATCTGGGCAGAGCCGGCCAGATCAGCGGCAATACGATGAACTTGCTGGCAAATGATTGTACCGTCCATCTGACCACAAGCGATGGGCATACTGCGGATGTGCTTGTGACCAAAGAAACGGGCTTTGTCAAAGTAGCAAATATTGACGGAACAGCACTGTAA